ATGAAGAAATAGACCAGCAGCATGCCGATCAGCGCGGCGGCGAACGCCAGCAGGCGCGAATAGCTGAAATGCATGTCGGCGAATTTCAGCACCGGCATCCGGATGCCGAGGTTGCGGAAGTCGATGCCGAACGCGACGGTGGCGAAGCTCTGCAGCACGAACAGCACGCCGCCAGTGGCGAGCAACTGGTTGATCGGCGGCGCCGAGAGCAGGGGAGCGATCACGAGCCAATGCAGCAGCGCCCCAAGTCCCGCCACCAGCAGGATCGTGAAGGGTGCTGCAACGTAATAGGGCAGCCCGAAAACCTGGACCAGGTAATACATGCCGTACATGCCGATCATGACCAGTTCGGCGTAACAGATCCAGGTCACGTCGATGACGCCGAAGATCAGGTTCAGCCCCAGCGCCAGCAGCGCCAGTACGCCGCCGAGCAGGATGCCGTTCACCATGGCTTCGAGCAGGTAGATATCGAAAATGTCCGTCATGGTGTTACCTACACTCCGAGATAGGCTTGGCGGATGGTGTCGTCGGCGAGCATCTCGCCCGATGTGCCGGAGGCGCGGATCGAGCCCGCCTCCAGCAGGTAGGCGCGATCGACCACCTTCAGCACTTGCTGCACG
The genomic region above belongs to Bradyrhizobium sediminis and contains:
- a CDS encoding branched-chain amino acid ABC transporter permease, with protein sequence MTDIFDIYLLEAMVNGILLGGVLALLALGLNLIFGVIDVTWICYAELVMIGMYGMYYLVQVFGLPYYVAAPFTILLVAGLGALLHWLVIAPLLSAPPINQLLATGGVLFVLQSFATVAFGIDFRNLGIRMPVLKFADMHFSYSRLLAFAAALIGMLLVYFFMKRTYIGTAIRAISQDRQIMALMGVDTKRIYLITSALGGALAGLASCLLVLQYDIHPFVGLSFGPITFLICVLGGLGNFVGGFVAAFVFAEIISLGGLFSDLEWGYVLAFAFFIVMMFIRPAGLLARRS